The following coding sequences lie in one Oncorhynchus kisutch isolate 150728-3 linkage group LG3, Okis_V2, whole genome shotgun sequence genomic window:
- the ube2d4 gene encoding ubiquitin-conjugating enzyme E2 D4 isoform X2 gives MALKRIQKELTDLQRDPPAQCSAGPVGDDLFHWQATIMGPNDSPYQGGVFFLTIHFPTDYPFKPPKVAFTTKIYHPNINSNGSICLDILRSQWSPALTVSKVLLSICSLLCDPNPDDPLVPEIAHTYKADREKYNRLAREWTQKYAM, from the exons GAACTGACAGATTTGCAGAGGGATCCGCCTGCACAGTGCTCAGCGGGACCAGTTGGAGATGATT TGTTTCACTGGCAGGCGACAATAATGGGTCCG AATGACAGTCCTTATCAGGGAGGGGTGTTCTTTTTGACTATACACTTCCCTACAGATTACCCCTTCAAACCACCaaag GTTGCGTTCACGACAaagatctaccaccccaatatcaACAGTAATGGAAGCATTTGTCTGGATATATTGAGATCTCAATGGTCGCCTGCACTCACTGTATCAAAAG TTCTCTTGTCAATCTGCTCTCTGCTTTGCGATCCGAACCCAGATGACCCTCTTGTACCAGAGATTGCACACACCTACAAAGCTGACAGGGAAAA GTACAACAGACTAGCAAGAGAATGGACACAGAAGTATGCAATGTGA